The following proteins are encoded in a genomic region of Pseudomonas sp. Os17:
- the pedH gene encoding PQQ-dependent alcohol dehydrogenase PedH, giving the protein MTQPPRRPFFAVSLVLSAMLLSSAALAAVTDEEILQDPKNPQQIVTNGLGVQGQRYSPLDLLNVDNVKELRPVWAFSFGGEKQRGQQAQPLIKDGVMYMTGSYSRVFAVDARTGKKLWQYDARLPDDIRPCCDVINRGVALYGDLVFFGTLDAKLVALNKDTGKVVWSKKVADHKEGYSISAAPMIVNGKLITGVAGGEFGVVGKIQAYDPKNGELLWMRPTVEGHMGYVYKDGKAIENGISGGEAGKTWPGDLWKTGGAAPWLGGYYDPETNLLLFGTGNPAPWNSHLRPGDNLYSSSRLALNPDDGTIKWHFQSTPHDGWDFDGVNELISFNYKEGGKEIKAAATADRNGFFYVLDRTNGKFIRGFPFVDKITWATGLDKNGRPIYNEASRPGAPGSEAKGSSVFVAPAFLGAKNWMPMAYNRDTGLFYVPSNEWGMDIWNEGIAYKKGAAFLGAGFTIKPLNEDYIGVLRAIDPISGKEVWRHKNFAPLWGGVLTTKGNLVFTGTPEGFLQAFNAKTGEKVWEFQTGSGVLGSPVTWEMDGEQYVSVLSGWGGAVPLWGGEVAKRVKDFNQGGMLWTFKLPKDLVSKR; this is encoded by the coding sequence ATGACCCAACCCCCACGTCGTCCCTTTTTCGCCGTGAGCCTGGTGCTCAGCGCCATGCTGCTGTCCAGCGCGGCCCTGGCCGCCGTCACCGATGAAGAGATCCTCCAGGACCCGAAGAACCCGCAGCAGATCGTCACCAACGGCCTGGGTGTCCAGGGCCAGCGCTACAGCCCGCTGGACCTGCTCAACGTCGATAACGTCAAGGAGCTGCGGCCGGTCTGGGCCTTCTCCTTCGGCGGCGAGAAGCAGCGCGGTCAGCAGGCCCAGCCGCTGATCAAGGACGGGGTGATGTACATGACCGGCTCCTACTCGCGGGTGTTCGCGGTGGATGCGCGTACCGGCAAGAAGCTCTGGCAGTACGACGCGCGCCTGCCGGATGACATCCGCCCGTGCTGCGACGTGATCAACCGCGGCGTGGCGCTGTACGGCGACCTGGTGTTCTTCGGCACCCTGGACGCCAAGCTGGTGGCCCTGAACAAGGACACCGGCAAGGTGGTGTGGAGCAAGAAGGTCGCCGACCACAAGGAGGGTTACTCCATCAGCGCGGCGCCGATGATCGTCAACGGCAAGCTGATCACCGGGGTCGCCGGCGGCGAGTTCGGGGTGGTCGGCAAGATCCAGGCCTACGACCCGAAAAACGGCGAGCTGCTGTGGATGCGCCCCACCGTGGAAGGCCACATGGGCTATGTGTACAAGGACGGCAAGGCCATCGAGAACGGCATCTCCGGCGGCGAGGCGGGCAAGACCTGGCCGGGCGATCTGTGGAAGACCGGCGGCGCGGCGCCGTGGCTCGGCGGCTACTACGACCCGGAAACCAACCTGCTGCTGTTCGGCACCGGCAACCCGGCGCCGTGGAACTCCCACCTGCGCCCTGGCGACAACCTGTATTCCTCGTCGCGCCTGGCCCTGAACCCGGACGACGGCACCATCAAGTGGCACTTCCAGAGCACCCCCCACGACGGCTGGGACTTCGACGGCGTCAACGAGCTGATCTCCTTCAACTACAAGGAGGGCGGCAAGGAGATCAAGGCCGCCGCTACCGCCGACCGCAACGGCTTCTTCTACGTGCTCGATCGCACCAACGGCAAGTTCATCCGCGGTTTCCCCTTTGTCGACAAGATCACCTGGGCCACCGGCCTGGATAAGAACGGCCGGCCGATCTACAACGAGGCCAGCCGTCCCGGCGCCCCGGGCAGCGAAGCCAAGGGCAGTTCGGTGTTTGTCGCCCCGGCCTTCCTCGGCGCCAAGAACTGGATGCCCATGGCCTACAACCGCGACACCGGGCTGTTCTATGTGCCGTCCAACGAGTGGGGGATGGACATCTGGAACGAAGGCATCGCCTACAAGAAGGGCGCGGCGTTCCTCGGCGCGGGCTTCACCATCAAGCCGCTGAACGAGGACTACATCGGCGTGCTGCGGGCCATCGACCCCATCAGCGGCAAGGAAGTCTGGCGCCACAAGAACTTCGCGCCGCTGTGGGGCGGGGTGCTGACCACCAAGGGCAACCTGGTGTTCACCGGCACGCCTGAAGGCTTCCTCCAGGCGTTCAACGCCAAGACCGGCGAAAAGGTCTGGGAATTCCAGACCGGCTCCGGAGTCCTGGGCTCGCCCGTGACCTGGGAAATGGACGGCGAGCAGTACGTCTCGGTGCTCTCCGGCTGGGGCGGCGCGGTGCCGCTGTGGGGCGGCGAAGTGGCCAAGCGGGTCAAGGACTTCAACCAGGGCGGCATGCTCTGGACCTTCAAGCTGCCCAAGGACCTGGTGAGCAAACGCTAA
- the pqqA gene encoding pyrroloquinoline quinone precursor peptide PqqA, with the protein MWHKPAYTDLRIGFEVTMYFANR; encoded by the coding sequence ATGTGGCATAAACCCGCGTACACCGACCTGCGCATCGGCTTTGAAGTGACCATGTACTTCGCCAACCGCTGA
- a CDS encoding ABC transporter ATP-binding protein, whose translation MLQVQGVFKSYPTPQGPLAVLQGVDLQLRHGSSLALMGESGSGKSTLLHLIAGLDRVDAGSIRIGGQHLEQMTEGQRADWRRTEVGLVFQQFNLISSLRVEDNLSFQARLAGRLDPLWQAQLVARLGLGDLLRRYPEQLSGGQQQRVALGRALAAKPGLLLADEPTGSLDEATSDEVLDLLLELLADSPTSLLMVTHSQRVASRLQQTVVLHRGRLADPVGG comes from the coding sequence ATGCTGCAGGTACAAGGCGTCTTCAAGAGTTACCCCACGCCCCAAGGCCCGCTGGCGGTGCTGCAGGGCGTGGACCTGCAGCTGCGGCACGGCAGCAGCCTGGCGCTGATGGGCGAGTCGGGCAGTGGCAAGAGCACCTTGCTGCACCTGATCGCCGGGCTCGACCGGGTCGACGCCGGCAGCATCCGCATCGGCGGGCAGCACCTGGAGCAGATGACCGAGGGCCAGCGCGCCGACTGGCGACGCACTGAAGTGGGCCTGGTGTTCCAGCAGTTCAACCTGATCAGCAGCCTGCGGGTGGAAGACAACCTGAGCTTCCAGGCGCGCCTGGCCGGGCGCCTCGATCCGCTGTGGCAGGCGCAGCTGGTGGCGCGCCTGGGCCTGGGGGACCTGCTGCGGCGCTATCCGGAGCAGCTCTCCGGCGGCCAGCAGCAACGGGTTGCCCTGGGCCGGGCCCTGGCGGCGAAACCCGGGTTGCTGCTGGCGGACGAACCCACCGGCAGCCTCGACGAGGCCACCAGCGACGAGGTGCTGGATTTGCTCCTGGAACTGTTGGCCGACAGCCCCACCAGCCTGTTGATGGTCACCCACAGCCAGCGGGTGGCCAGCCGCCTGCAACAGACGGTGGTGCTGCATCGCGGCCGTCTGGCCGACCCGGTCGGGGGTTGA
- a CDS encoding YniB family protein translates to MNYTQAQLKYRLQIGAGALMFTGALISTLFSTLKMLHWRLDSYTAMASTINRPIQQFTLMVSENTRALDWFWDNSPTPDFLRLSNAAHWKFLLIYLLIFVGAALFASGRTLMRKVEAVEPLIEAQLNAPVEDGVPARTLQQLEESTRVEPAPAFFSQTRLLVVWPLGGAAVYLGLLWMLGII, encoded by the coding sequence ATGAACTACACCCAGGCCCAATTGAAGTACCGGCTGCAGATTGGCGCAGGCGCATTGATGTTCACCGGCGCACTGATCTCCACGCTGTTCTCCACCCTGAAAATGCTCCACTGGCGCCTGGACAGCTACACCGCCATGGCGAGCACCATCAACCGCCCGATTCAGCAGTTCACCCTGATGGTCTCGGAAAACACCCGGGCCCTGGACTGGTTCTGGGACAACAGCCCGACCCCCGACTTCCTGCGCCTGAGCAACGCCGCGCACTGGAAGTTCCTGCTGATCTACCTGCTGATCTTCGTCGGCGCCGCCCTGTTCGCCTCGGGCCGGACGCTGATGCGCAAGGTCGAGGCCGTGGAACCGCTGATCGAGGCCCAGCTCAACGCCCCGGTCGAGGACGGCGTGCCCGCCAGGACCCTGCAACAGCTGGAGGAGTCGACCCGGGTGGAGCCCGCGCCAGCGTTCTTCAGCCAGACCCGCCTGCTGGTGGTCTGGCCCCTGGGCGGCGCCGCGGTCTACCTGGGCCTACTGTGGATGCTGGGCATCATCTGA
- the pqqB gene encoding pyrroloquinoline quinone biosynthesis protein PqqB, with translation MHIRILGSAAGGGFPQWNCNCRNCAGVRDGSLRAQRRTQSSIALSDHGNDWILCNASPDIRAQLESFPVLQPARHLRDTALAGVILLDSQIDHCTGLLSLREGCPHQVWCTEMVHQDLCSGLPLFNMLSHWNGGLQWQPIHLDGREFSLPACPDLALRAIALRSSAPPYSPHRGNPHPGDNIGLFIEDRRSGASLFYAPGLGQVDEALLEWMDRADCLLVDGTLWRDDEMRVCGVGDKLGSEMGHLAQSGPGGMLEVLDRFPRARKVLIHINNTNPILDEDSAERAELTRRGIEVAHDGLDIHL, from the coding sequence ATGCATATCCGCATTCTCGGTTCCGCGGCGGGCGGTGGTTTTCCCCAGTGGAACTGCAACTGCCGCAACTGCGCCGGGGTGCGCGACGGCAGCCTGCGCGCCCAGCGCCGTACCCAGTCGTCCATCGCCTTGAGCGACCACGGCAACGACTGGATCCTGTGCAACGCCTCGCCGGATATTCGCGCACAGCTGGAGTCCTTCCCGGTGCTGCAACCGGCCCGGCATTTGCGCGACACCGCCCTGGCCGGGGTGATCCTGCTGGACAGCCAGATCGACCACTGCACCGGCCTGCTCAGCCTGCGCGAAGGCTGCCCGCATCAGGTCTGGTGCACCGAGATGGTCCATCAGGACCTGTGCAGCGGCCTCCCCCTGTTCAACATGCTCAGCCACTGGAACGGCGGCTTGCAGTGGCAGCCCATCCACCTCGATGGCCGCGAATTCAGCCTGCCGGCCTGCCCAGACCTCGCCTTGCGGGCTATTGCCCTGCGCAGCAGCGCGCCGCCGTATTCGCCCCACCGTGGCAACCCGCACCCGGGGGACAACATCGGCCTGTTCATCGAGGACCGGCGCAGCGGCGCCAGCCTGTTCTATGCCCCGGGGCTGGGGCAGGTGGATGAGGCCCTGCTGGAATGGATGGACCGCGCCGACTGCCTGCTGGTGGACGGCACCCTGTGGCGCGACGATGAAATGCGCGTCTGTGGCGTCGGCGACAAGCTGGGCAGCGAGATGGGCCACCTGGCGCAAAGCGGCCCCGGCGGCATGCTCGAGGTGCTGGACCGCTTTCCCCGGGCGCGCAAGGTGCTGATCCACATCAACAACACCAACCCGATCCTCGACGAAGACTCCGCCGAGCGCGCCGAGCTGACCCGCCGCGGCATCGAAGTGGCGCATGACGGCCTGGACATCCATCTCTGA
- the ercA gene encoding alcohol dehydrogenase-like regulatory protein ErcA, which translates to MSQNLSLLRKFVSPEIIFGAGCRHNVGNYAKTFGARKVLVVSDPGVIAAGWVADVEASLQAQGVDYCLYSQVSPNPRVEEVMQGAEVYRENACDVIVAVGGGSPMDCGKGIGIVVAHGRSILEFEGVDMIRVPSPPLIMIPTTAGTSADVSQFVIISNQQERMKFSIVSKAVVPDVSLIDPETTLGMDPFLSACTGIDALVHAIEAFVSTGHGPLTDPHALEAMRLINGNLVQMIANPGDIALREQIMLGSMQAGLAFSNAILGAVHAMSHSLGGFLDLPHGLCNAVLVEHVVAFNYSSAPERFKVIAETFGIDCRGLNQRQICGRLVEHLIALKHAIGFHETLSLHGVSSSDIPFLSQHAMDDPCILTNPRESSQRDVEVVYGEAL; encoded by the coding sequence ATGAGCCAGAATCTCAGTCTGCTGCGCAAGTTCGTGTCTCCGGAAATCATCTTTGGTGCCGGTTGCCGGCATAACGTCGGCAACTATGCGAAGACCTTCGGCGCGCGCAAGGTCCTGGTGGTCAGCGACCCCGGGGTGATTGCCGCCGGTTGGGTCGCCGATGTCGAGGCCAGTCTCCAGGCCCAGGGTGTCGACTATTGCCTGTACAGCCAGGTGTCGCCCAACCCGCGGGTGGAGGAGGTGATGCAGGGCGCCGAGGTCTACCGCGAAAACGCCTGCGATGTGATCGTCGCCGTCGGCGGCGGCAGCCCCATGGACTGCGGCAAGGGCATCGGCATCGTGGTGGCCCACGGGCGCAGCATCCTGGAGTTCGAAGGGGTGGACATGATCCGCGTGCCGAGCCCGCCCTTGATCATGATTCCCACCACCGCCGGCACCTCGGCGGACGTCTCGCAGTTCGTGATCATCTCCAACCAGCAGGAGCGGATGAAGTTCTCCATCGTCAGCAAGGCGGTGGTGCCGGATGTGTCGCTGATCGACCCGGAAACCACCCTGGGCATGGACCCGTTTCTTTCTGCCTGCACCGGCATCGACGCCCTGGTGCATGCCATCGAGGCCTTTGTTTCCACCGGCCACGGGCCGCTCACCGATCCCCATGCCCTGGAAGCCATGCGGCTGATCAACGGCAACCTGGTGCAGATGATCGCCAACCCCGGCGACATCGCCCTGCGCGAGCAGATCATGCTCGGCAGCATGCAGGCCGGGCTGGCGTTCTCCAACGCGATTCTCGGCGCGGTGCATGCCATGTCCCACAGCCTGGGGGGCTTTCTCGACCTGCCTCACGGGCTGTGCAACGCGGTGCTGGTGGAGCATGTGGTGGCCTTCAACTACAGCTCGGCGCCGGAGCGCTTCAAGGTGATTGCCGAGACCTTCGGCATCGACTGTCGCGGGCTCAACCAGCGGCAGATCTGCGGGCGCCTGGTGGAGCACCTGATCGCCCTCAAGCACGCCATCGGTTTCCACGAAACCCTGAGCCTGCATGGGGTCAGCAGCAGCGACATTCCGTTCCTCTCGCAGCATGCGATGGACGATCCGTGCATCCTCACCAACCCTCGCGAATCCAGCCAGCGTGATGTCGAGGTGGTGTATGGCGAGGCCCTCTGA
- a CDS encoding PAS domain-containing hybrid sensor histidine kinase/response regulator, whose protein sequence is MARPSDEQQRALAGLLGLGNHSARKSHYPELAARLEDLETERNRYKWLFEHAVHGIFQASLQAGLRAANPALARMLGYQDPQEVLFSLADLAGNLFVGGAAELAAIGEQLQRQRSLLGYETQLRRKDGSSIDVLMNLLLKPDQDGLVEGFVADITERKLAQQRLEQLNDQLEQRVAARTDELLEANRNLQQQIARRERIERDLREARDAAEAANRSKDKYLAAASHDLLQPLNAARLLISTLRERRLPAAEQLLVERTHQALEGAEDLLTDLLDISKLDQAAVKPDPAVYRLDELLAPLVSEFQSVAEAAGLELRVRFGDFALFTDLRLMTRILRNFLSNACRYTERGSILLAARRRGDQLRLEVWDTGRGIAADRLESIFLEFNQLDVGRAADRKGVGLGLAIVERIAKILGYRVQVQSRPGRGSRFSIEVPLADRVPLPISLQAPQPGTGNPLPGRRLLVLDNELSILESMAALLGQWGCEVLTATDQAAALAVLQGRAPELILADFHLDHGVTGCQVVQQLREHFQQPLPAVIITADRSDQCRRALQQLGAPLLNKPVKPGKLRAVLSQLLG, encoded by the coding sequence ATGGCGAGGCCCTCTGACGAACAGCAACGGGCCTTGGCCGGGCTTTTGGGGCTGGGCAATCACTCGGCGCGCAAGAGTCACTACCCGGAACTGGCGGCGCGCCTGGAAGACCTGGAAACCGAGCGCAACCGCTACAAGTGGCTGTTCGAGCACGCGGTGCACGGGATCTTCCAGGCCAGCCTGCAGGCCGGCCTGCGCGCGGCCAACCCGGCCCTGGCGCGCATGCTGGGCTATCAGGACCCGCAGGAAGTGCTGTTCTCCCTGGCCGACCTGGCGGGCAATCTGTTCGTGGGCGGCGCCGCGGAACTGGCCGCCATCGGCGAGCAGCTGCAGCGCCAGCGCAGCCTGTTGGGTTATGAAACCCAGTTGCGGCGCAAGGACGGCAGCAGTATCGACGTGTTGATGAACCTGCTGCTCAAGCCCGACCAGGACGGGCTGGTGGAAGGTTTTGTCGCCGACATCACCGAACGCAAGCTGGCCCAGCAGCGCCTGGAACAGCTCAACGACCAGTTGGAGCAGCGCGTGGCGGCGCGCACCGATGAGCTGCTGGAGGCCAACCGCAACCTGCAACAGCAGATCGCCCGGCGCGAGCGCATCGAGCGCGACCTGCGCGAGGCCCGGGACGCCGCCGAGGCGGCCAATCGCAGCAAGGACAAGTACCTGGCCGCCGCCAGCCACGACCTGCTGCAACCCTTGAATGCCGCGCGCCTGCTGATCTCCACCTTGCGCGAGCGGCGCCTGCCGGCGGCCGAGCAACTGCTGGTGGAGCGCACCCACCAGGCCCTGGAAGGCGCCGAGGACCTGCTCACCGATCTGCTGGACATCTCCAAGCTCGACCAGGCGGCGGTCAAGCCGGACCCTGCGGTCTATCGCCTGGATGAGTTGCTCGCGCCGCTGGTCTCGGAGTTCCAGTCGGTGGCCGAGGCGGCGGGCCTGGAGCTGCGGGTGCGCTTTGGCGACTTTGCCCTGTTCACCGACCTGCGGCTGATGACGCGGATTCTGCGCAACTTCCTCAGCAATGCCTGCCGCTACACCGAGCGCGGCAGCATCCTGCTGGCGGCGCGGCGTCGCGGCGATCAGCTGCGGCTGGAGGTGTGGGACACCGGGCGCGGCATTGCCGCCGACCGCCTGGAATCGATCTTCCTCGAATTCAATCAGCTGGACGTGGGCCGTGCCGCCGATCGCAAAGGGGTGGGCCTGGGGCTGGCGATCGTCGAGCGCATCGCCAAGATTCTCGGTTACCGGGTGCAGGTGCAGTCGCGGCCGGGGCGGGGCTCGCGGTTCAGTATCGAGGTGCCCCTGGCGGACCGGGTGCCATTGCCCATCAGTTTGCAGGCACCGCAGCCGGGCACCGGCAACCCGCTGCCGGGGCGGCGTCTGCTGGTGCTGGACAACGAGCTGAGCATCCTTGAGAGCATGGCCGCGCTGCTCGGGCAGTGGGGCTGCGAAGTGCTCACCGCCACCGATCAGGCGGCGGCCCTGGCGGTGCTTCAGGGTCGGGCGCCGGAGCTGATCCTGGCGGATTTTCACCTGGATCACGGGGTCACCGGGTGCCAGGTGGTGCAGCAGTTGCGCGAGCACTTCCAGCAGCCGCTGCCGGCGGTGATCATCACCGCCGACCGCAGCGACCAGTGTCGCCGGGCCTTGCAGCAACTGGGCGCGCCGTTGCTCAACAAGCCGGTGAAGCCGGGCAAGCTGCGGGCCGTGCTCAGCCAGTTGCTGGGCTAG
- the exaC gene encoding acetaldehyde dehydrogenase ExaC, with translation MIYAQPGTPGAVVSFKPRYGNFIGGQFVPPVEGQYFTNTSPVNGEVIAEFPRSSAADIDKALDAAHAAADAWGKTSAQDRSLVLLKIADRIEQNLEILAVSETWDNGKAVRETLNADVPLAADHFRYFAGCIRAQEGGAAEINELTTAYHFHEPLGVVGQIIPWNFPLLMAAWKLAPALAAGNCVVLKPAEQTPLSIMIFAELIADLLPAGVLNIVQGFGREAGEALATSKRIAKIAFTGSTPVGSHIMKCAAENIIPSTVELGGKSPNIFFEDIMQAEPKFIEKAAEGLVLAFFNQGEVCTCPSRALVQESIYEPFMAEVMKKIVKIKRGNPLDTETMVGAQASQQQYEKILSYLQIAQEEGAELLTGGAAERLEGDLSSGYYIQPTLLKGHNKMRVFQEEIFGPVVGVTTFKDEAEALAIANDSEFGLGAGLWTRDINRAYRMGRAIKAGRVWTNCYHLYPAHAAFGGYKKSGVGRETHKMMLDHYQQTKNLLVSYDINPLGFF, from the coding sequence ATGATCTACGCACAACCCGGAACCCCAGGCGCCGTCGTGTCCTTCAAGCCACGCTACGGCAATTTCATCGGCGGCCAGTTCGTGCCGCCGGTGGAAGGCCAGTACTTCACCAACACCTCGCCGGTGAACGGCGAAGTGATCGCCGAATTCCCCCGTTCCAGCGCCGCCGATATCGACAAGGCCCTGGACGCCGCCCATGCCGCCGCCGATGCCTGGGGCAAGACCAGCGCCCAGGACCGTTCGCTGGTGCTGCTGAAGATCGCCGACCGCATCGAGCAGAACCTGGAGATCCTCGCGGTCAGCGAGACCTGGGACAACGGCAAGGCGGTGCGCGAAACCCTCAACGCCGACGTGCCCCTGGCCGCCGACCACTTCCGTTACTTCGCCGGGTGCATCCGTGCCCAGGAAGGCGGCGCCGCGGAGATCAACGAACTGACCACCGCCTACCATTTCCACGAACCTTTGGGCGTGGTCGGGCAGATCATCCCGTGGAACTTCCCGCTGCTGATGGCCGCCTGGAAACTGGCCCCGGCCCTGGCCGCCGGCAACTGCGTGGTGCTCAAGCCCGCCGAGCAGACCCCGCTGTCGATCATGATCTTCGCCGAGCTGATCGCCGACCTGCTGCCGGCCGGCGTGCTGAACATCGTCCAGGGTTTCGGCCGCGAAGCCGGCGAGGCCCTGGCCACCAGCAAGCGCATCGCCAAGATCGCCTTCACCGGCTCGACCCCGGTGGGCTCGCACATCATGAAATGCGCCGCCGAGAACATCATTCCGTCCACCGTGGAACTGGGCGGCAAGTCGCCGAACATCTTCTTCGAAGACATCATGCAGGCCGAGCCCAAGTTCATCGAAAAGGCCGCCGAAGGCCTGGTGCTGGCGTTCTTCAACCAGGGTGAAGTCTGCACCTGCCCGTCCCGCGCCCTGGTGCAGGAGTCGATCTACGAGCCGTTCATGGCCGAGGTGATGAAGAAGATCGTCAAGATCAAGCGCGGCAACCCGCTGGACACCGAGACCATGGTCGGCGCCCAGGCATCGCAGCAGCAGTACGAGAAGATCCTCTCCTACCTGCAGATTGCCCAGGAGGAGGGCGCCGAGCTGCTCACCGGTGGCGCCGCCGAGCGCCTGGAAGGCGACCTGTCCAGCGGCTATTACATCCAGCCGACCCTGCTCAAGGGCCACAACAAGATGCGCGTGTTCCAGGAAGAAATCTTCGGCCCGGTGGTGGGCGTGACCACCTTCAAGGACGAAGCCGAAGCCCTGGCGATTGCCAACGACAGCGAGTTCGGCCTGGGCGCCGGGCTGTGGACCCGCGACATCAACCGCGCCTACCGCATGGGCCGGGCGATCAAGGCCGGTCGGGTGTGGACCAACTGCTACCACCTGTACCCGGCGCATGCCGCGTTCGGTGGCTACAAGAAATCCGGCGTGGGCCGTGAGACCCACAAAATGATGCTCGACCACTACCAGCAGACCAAGAACCTGCTGGTGAGCTACGACATCAACCCCCTGGGCTTCTTCTAA
- a CDS encoding VanW family protein, protein MKPLSSYHPLLYWLRVRQKRLMRHLAWRCSGRRYARPEAGSPRLPHRLIKHTSKLIRTLGDCDLALQHNKVINLKLAVACIDGVRIAPGEYFSFCKLVGRPSRRRGFVEGMELSFGEARSGIGGGICQLSNLIHWMALHSPLEVVERANHSFDPFPDEGRVLPFGSGAAIFYNYIDLVLYNPGPQTLQLKLLVGAQQLEGELLCERPREYRYHVYQRAHRFVREGARVYRENQIWRDIRTKGQDAQLLRQECLYRNRVLVKYPVAEALLDQPAPGSDDAQHPQ, encoded by the coding sequence ATGAAACCCCTGTCCTCGTATCACCCGCTGCTGTACTGGCTGCGGGTGCGCCAGAAGCGCCTGATGCGCCACCTGGCCTGGCGCTGTTCCGGGCGCCGTTACGCCCGGCCCGAGGCCGGCAGCCCGCGCTTGCCCCATCGGCTGATCAAGCACACCTCGAAACTGATCCGCACCCTGGGTGACTGCGACCTGGCGCTGCAGCACAACAAGGTGATCAACCTCAAGCTGGCGGTGGCCTGCATCGATGGCGTGCGCATCGCCCCCGGCGAGTATTTTTCCTTCTGCAAGCTGGTGGGCCGGCCCAGTCGCCGGCGCGGTTTTGTCGAAGGCATGGAGCTGTCGTTCGGCGAGGCCCGCAGCGGCATCGGCGGTGGCATCTGCCAACTGAGCAACCTGATTCACTGGATGGCGCTGCATTCGCCGCTTGAGGTGGTGGAGCGGGCCAACCACAGCTTCGACCCGTTCCCCGACGAGGGCCGGGTGCTGCCCTTCGGTTCCGGCGCTGCGATCTTCTACAACTACATCGATCTGGTGCTGTACAACCCCGGGCCGCAGACCTTGCAGCTCAAGCTGCTGGTCGGCGCGCAGCAACTGGAGGGCGAGCTGCTCTGCGAGCGGCCGCGGGAGTATCGCTATCACGTCTACCAGCGGGCCCATCGCTTTGTGCGCGAGGGCGCCCGGGTGTACCGGGAGAACCAGATCTGGCGCGACATTCGCACCAAGGGCCAGGACGCCCAGCTGCTGCGCCAGGAGTGCCTGTATCGCAACCGGGTGCTGGTCAAGTACCCGGTGGCCGAGGCGCTGCTCGATCAGCCGGCGCCGGGCTCAGATGATGCCCAGCATCCACAGTAG